The following are encoded in a window of Vespa crabro chromosome 2, iyVesCrab1.2, whole genome shotgun sequence genomic DNA:
- the LOC124422063 gene encoding lymphocyte expansion molecule-like, translating to MRCEHGTKTFKICRCSCKWRCKCLIPRKKKSPLPFNRATSRDVKIGLHPKLYTHYSHAPSVGHYNVLPIKSKRQAISWKRELETKQFSESLGGRYLESRIIQRDLMITGRGPGTHEIEQWPENVLNKSCKSIREDVSFGTVPRFKSVYSKTPGPGYLKVHNPYYYLELNRLKGLSSLPSFEYDGLMPRFKDIQRDYSLPCNIYNVKDPRSIEDILKKVTGKRGPYDLFTGPRDDTTIKGYMGRKIEDYRGWPISLPGEIEKLLNKSNYYKGRISTCPRFPKISGLRMALKDINMCYKNPNDPGPGHYNPITPRKPKNRMSYPFDSNVENIRPTLQNIEYPGPARYKIKEIKRIKGNGWTWIFKSKQLRTIGAIIPKPYNDF from the exons ATGCGTTGCGAACACGGTACCAAAACGTTCAAAATTTGTCGTTGCTCTTGCAAATGGCGATGTAAATGTTTGATACCacgtaaaaagaaatctcCCTTGCCGTTTAACAGGGCAACCAGCAGAGATGTTAAAATTGGTTTACATCCAAAATTGTATACTCATTATTCCCATGCACCGTCGGTTGGTCATTACAATGTTTTGccaattaaaagtaaaagacaAGCGATAAg TTGGAAGAGAGAATTGGAAACGAAACAATTTTCTGAAAGCTTAGGTGGTCGCTATTTGGAATCGCGCATAATTCAAAGAGATTTGATGATCACAGGACGTGGCCCAGGAACTCACGAGATAGAGCAATGGCCGGAAAATGTTTTGAATAAATCTTGCAAGAGCATACGCGAAGACGTCAGTTTTGGCACTGTTCCACGTTTCAAAAGTGTTTACTCTAAGACACCTGGTCCag GATATCTTAAAGTacataatccttattattatttggagCTGAATAGATTGAAAGGTTTATCTTCCTTACCATCGTTCGAATACGATGGTCTTATGCCAAGATTTAAAGATATTCAAAGAGATTACTCTTTGCCATGTAACAT atataatgtaaaagatccgagatcgatcgaagatattttaaagaaagttACTGGAAAAAGAGGACCGTACGATTTATTTACAG GACCAAGAGATGATACTACCATAAAGGGATACATGGGTCGGAAAATAGAGGATTATCGAGGTTGGCCGATAAGTTTACCCGGTGAAATAGaaaaacttttaaataaatcgaattattaCAAGGGACGTATCTCGACTTGTCCAag ATTTCCAAAGATCAGTGGATTGAGAATGGCATTAAAGGATATAAACATGTGTTATAAGAATCCAAATGATCCTGGACCTGGTCATTATAATCCTATCACACCTCGAAAGCCTAAAAATAGAATGTCTTATCCTTTTGACAGTAacgttgaaaatattcgaCCGACACttcaaaatattgaatatcCTGGACCAGCAAGATACAAAATTAAAGAGATTAAACGTATCAAAGGGAATGGATGGACTTGGATATTTAAAAGCAAACAACTTAGAACTATAGGTGCCATCATTCCTAAACCttataatgatttttga